One Deltaproteobacteria bacterium DNA segment encodes these proteins:
- a CDS encoding B-box zinc finger protein: protein MTSPELSPHPPLAVEGEVGPACAKHPDAPAAAICERCGAFACAGCLAFVAGKPFCDTCRRREDVDYTRAIEAKFRGRRDAFVWFFGLTGTLGNLVVLGTLIFALAIPEELELGVPGGVLSALPQIVFAAIAIVVYGAYFLLKPWARLGLFGLILLGAVSNALTFAGTEEGMGFGFGASLGRQVLPFIFFLSAYKSTRNQLAFDLEVPREALEKMYRAYYDNQLARAGFVLSLFSLLVPGLALLSGILSFIGLRRVNAESVPPVGRKKTAIAGVVLSVIGLFTGGLLVFGALAG from the coding sequence GTGACCTCACCGGAGCTGTCCCCTCACCCCCCGCTGGCGGTGGAGGGTGAGGTGGGGCCCGCCTGCGCCAAGCACCCGGACGCGCCGGCCGCCGCGATCTGCGAGCGGTGCGGCGCGTTCGCTTGCGCGGGCTGCCTGGCCTTCGTGGCCGGGAAGCCCTTCTGCGACACCTGCCGCAGGCGCGAGGACGTCGACTACACCCGGGCCATCGAGGCGAAGTTCCGCGGCCGCCGCGACGCCTTCGTCTGGTTCTTCGGCCTCACCGGGACCCTGGGCAACCTCGTGGTGCTCGGCACGCTGATCTTCGCGCTGGCGATCCCCGAGGAGCTGGAGCTCGGGGTCCCCGGCGGCGTCCTCTCGGCGCTTCCGCAGATCGTCTTCGCGGCGATCGCCATCGTCGTCTACGGCGCCTACTTCCTGCTCAAGCCCTGGGCGCGGCTCGGGCTCTTCGGGTTGATCCTGCTCGGGGCGGTCTCGAACGCCCTGACCTTCGCCGGCACCGAGGAGGGGATGGGCTTCGGCTTCGGCGCCAGCCTCGGCCGGCAGGTGCTGCCCTTCATCTTCTTCCTCTCCGCCTACAAGAGCACCCGCAACCAGCTGGCCTTCGACCTCGAGGTACCCCGGGAGGCGCTGGAGAAGATGTACCGGGCCTACTACGACAACCAGCTGGCGCGGGCGGGCTTCGTCCTCTCGCTCTTCTCCCTCCTGGTCCCCGGCCTGGCGCTCCTCTCGGGCATCCTCTCCTTCATCGGCCTGCGGCGGGTGAACGCCGAGTCGGTGCCCCCGGTGGGCCGCAAGAAGACGGCCATCGCCGGGGTCGTGCTCTCGGTGATCGGCCTCTTCACCGGCGGCCTGCTGGTCTTCGGCGCCCTCGCCGGCTGA
- a CDS encoding radical SAM protein yields the protein MTEPTLKLIELYRSLQGESTLAGEPCVFIRTAGCNLRCVWCDSEYTFTGGEPWTLEAILAEVERLGPGHVELTGGEPLLQPAVIPLMERLLEAGREVLLETSGSLSLEGVPAAVRKIVDLKAPGSGEEARNRWENLERLGPRDELKLVLADREDYLWAREQLARRDLASRCGRVLFSPVEGRLEPARLAAWILEDRLAVRLNLQLHRILWPESSRGV from the coding sequence GTGACCGAGCCCACCCTCAAGCTGATCGAGCTGTATCGCTCCCTCCAGGGGGAGAGCACCCTCGCCGGCGAGCCCTGCGTCTTCATCCGGACGGCGGGGTGCAACCTGCGCTGTGTCTGGTGCGACTCGGAGTACACCTTCACGGGGGGGGAGCCCTGGACCCTGGAGGCCATCCTCGCGGAGGTCGAGCGCCTCGGCCCCGGCCACGTGGAGCTCACCGGGGGGGAGCCCCTCCTCCAGCCCGCGGTGATCCCCCTGATGGAGCGCCTCCTCGAGGCGGGCCGGGAGGTGCTGCTGGAGACCTCGGGCTCCCTCTCCCTGGAGGGGGTGCCGGCGGCCGTGCGGAAGATCGTGGATCTGAAGGCGCCGGGCAGCGGGGAGGAGGCCCGCAACCGCTGGGAGAACCTGGAGCGCCTCGGCCCCCGGGACGAGCTGAAGCTGGTCCTCGCCGACCGCGAGGACTACCTCTGGGCCCGGGAGCAGCTCGCCCGCCGGGACCTCGCCTCGCGCTGCGGGCGGGTGCTCTTCTCGCCGGTGGAGGGCCGCCTCGAGCCGGCCCGGCTCGCCGCCTGGATCCTGGAGGATCGCCTGGCGGTGAGGCTCAACCTGCAGCTCCACCGGATCCTCTGGCCGGAGTCCTCCCGGGGGGTCTGA